Proteins found in one Arthrobacter pascens genomic segment:
- a CDS encoding DMT family transporter, with product MRDNSSATILIRPVIPSRIASRQPTGLRWGLLGVAAFSFTVPFTKVAVGGLSPLFIGSGRAVLAAVLAAFALALTRQRLPYGVQWTRLAVVAAGVVIGFPLLTSFALTTTAASHGAVVIAMLPAATATAAVLRGRERPPLAFWLVTGAGALAAIAFASMQSGGFGQVHWADLLLLGAVVAAAIGYAEGGLLARELGAWQTVSWALVLASPLMVFLTAVSVAQQPPSGTPLQWASFAYLGVVSMFLGFFAWYRGLAIGPIAQVSQVQLIQPVLTICWAGLLLGETLTWITFIGGLAVILCAGAAVRVRLRPAPAQPSDLHTTKSLQPAKD from the coding sequence ATGAGAGACAATAGTAGCGCTACTATCCTAATTCGGCCAGTGATACCGTCCCGGATTGCGTCCCGCCAGCCCACCGGACTCCGGTGGGGCCTTCTGGGAGTAGCGGCATTCTCGTTCACGGTTCCGTTCACCAAGGTCGCGGTCGGTGGACTGTCGCCGCTCTTCATCGGGTCCGGCCGCGCCGTACTGGCCGCCGTGCTGGCGGCCTTCGCCCTGGCACTCACCCGGCAGCGACTTCCCTATGGCGTGCAGTGGACGCGCCTCGCCGTGGTGGCCGCCGGCGTCGTGATTGGGTTTCCGTTGCTCACGTCGTTCGCGCTCACCACCACCGCCGCCAGCCACGGCGCGGTGGTCATCGCGATGCTCCCGGCCGCGACGGCGACGGCGGCAGTCCTCCGGGGGCGCGAGCGTCCCCCGCTGGCGTTCTGGCTGGTCACCGGCGCGGGTGCGCTGGCGGCCATTGCATTCGCTTCCATGCAATCCGGCGGCTTCGGACAGGTGCACTGGGCGGACCTGCTGCTCCTCGGGGCCGTGGTGGCTGCCGCCATCGGCTACGCGGAGGGCGGCCTGCTGGCCCGTGAGCTCGGCGCCTGGCAGACCGTGTCCTGGGCGCTGGTGCTGGCGTCGCCGCTGATGGTGTTCCTGACGGCGGTCTCAGTCGCACAGCAGCCGCCGTCAGGCACGCCCCTTCAATGGGCCAGCTTCGCCTACCTCGGCGTCGTGAGCATGTTCCTGGGCTTCTTCGCGTGGTACCGCGGGCTGGCCATCGGCCCCATCGCCCAGGTCAGCCAGGTCCAGCTCATCCAACCTGTGCTGACCATCTGCTGGGCGGGCCTCCTGCTGGGCGAGACCCTCACATGGATCACCTTCATCGGCGGCCTGGCCGTCATCCTCTGCGCCGGCGCTGCCGTCCGCGTCCGGCTCCGGCCTGCCCCGGCTCAGCCGTCCGACCTCCACACTACAAAATCACTCCAGCCAGCAAAGGATTAG
- a CDS encoding FMN-binding negative transcriptional regulator, with product MYIPTHFAAGPEAIHDLLTRPGTANLVTMTGQGLLATLLPFVYDPSVGEHGALQTHMARNNAQWSEPAIGEALAIVQGADAYISPSWYASKAEHGRVVPTWNYSTAHVYGKLVIHDNPAWLGHHVRRLTNLNEAKSERPWTVDDAPERYVSGQLRAIVGVELFITRIEAKTKLSQNRPATDIDGIVAGLHDRGQAESAADVARASRGRGDLKPGRS from the coding sequence ATGTACATCCCAACCCATTTCGCGGCAGGCCCGGAAGCAATCCATGACCTCCTCACCCGGCCGGGCACAGCCAACCTCGTCACCATGACCGGGCAGGGCCTGCTCGCCACGCTGCTGCCCTTCGTCTACGACCCCTCGGTGGGCGAACACGGCGCCCTGCAGACCCACATGGCCCGGAACAACGCCCAGTGGTCCGAGCCTGCGATCGGAGAAGCACTGGCCATCGTCCAAGGCGCTGACGCCTACATCTCGCCCTCCTGGTACGCATCGAAGGCCGAACACGGACGCGTCGTACCGACGTGGAACTATTCGACGGCCCACGTGTACGGCAAGCTCGTCATCCACGACAACCCAGCATGGCTCGGCCACCATGTCAGGCGGCTCACCAACCTCAACGAAGCAAAGTCGGAGCGGCCCTGGACAGTGGATGATGCACCGGAGAGGTATGTCTCGGGGCAGCTACGTGCCATCGTCGGCGTCGAACTGTTCATCACAAGGATCGAGGCGAAGACCAAACTCAGCCAGAACCGGCCGGCCACCGACATCGATGGCATCGTGGCAGGGCTTCATGACCGCGGCCAGGCAGAGAGTGCTGCCGACGTCGCGCGGGCAAGCCGCGGACGTGGGGACCTGAAGCCCGGCCGCTCTTAG
- a CDS encoding DUF1697 domain-containing protein, which translates to MGSYAVFLRGINVGGINIKMADLKAALRSRGFDDVKTLLASGNVVLASEQDAAAVKQQFEECLRESFGYDAWVVVLTAKRVSALVDACPYPEDDKSTHTYITLASDTAMLDELDAAGAALEEAEQKRLGPEALAWLAPAGGTLDSPFSKISSKARFKATTTTRNLRTLIKVRDAAAALA; encoded by the coding sequence ATGGGCAGCTACGCAGTCTTTCTCCGCGGCATCAACGTGGGCGGGATCAACATCAAGATGGCAGACCTCAAGGCCGCCCTCAGGTCCCGCGGATTCGATGACGTGAAGACCCTGCTGGCCAGTGGCAATGTGGTGCTCGCCAGCGAACAGGACGCTGCGGCAGTCAAGCAGCAGTTCGAAGAATGCCTCCGGGAATCATTCGGCTACGACGCCTGGGTGGTTGTCCTGACTGCGAAGCGCGTGTCCGCACTTGTGGACGCCTGCCCCTATCCGGAAGACGACAAGAGCACCCACACCTACATCACGCTGGCCTCGGACACAGCCATGCTGGATGAGCTCGATGCCGCCGGAGCTGCCCTTGAAGAGGCGGAACAGAAACGGCTCGGACCCGAGGCGCTGGCCTGGCTGGCCCCGGCCGGAGGAACCCTGGACAGCCCGTTCAGCAAGATATCCTCCAAAGCAAGGTTCAAGGCGACCACCACCACCCGGAACCTTCGGACCCTGATTAAGGTGCGGGACGCTGCGGCCGCCCTTGCATAA
- a CDS encoding IclR family transcriptional regulator translates to MDNSSGVGVIDKAAHVLDALEAGPTTLAQLVAATGLARPTVHRLALALVHHRLVSRDIQGRFVLGSRLVELASAAGEDRLIASAGPVLMQLRDATGESAQIFRRQGDWRVCVASAERPIGLRDTIPVGTQLSMKAGSAAQILLAWEDHDRLLEGLQSARFTPTVLAGVRRRGWGQSLGEREPGVASVSAPVRGPSGRVIAAVSISGPIERLTRQPGRLHAEVVCNAGRILTEALRKNND, encoded by the coding sequence ATGGACAATTCTAGTGGAGTCGGTGTCATTGATAAAGCGGCCCATGTGCTTGACGCACTTGAGGCAGGCCCCACTACCCTGGCGCAGCTGGTGGCGGCAACAGGACTTGCCCGGCCCACCGTCCACAGGCTTGCCCTGGCACTCGTCCATCACCGGCTGGTGAGCCGCGACATCCAGGGACGGTTCGTCCTGGGCAGCAGGCTCGTTGAGCTCGCGTCCGCCGCTGGCGAGGACCGCCTGATCGCGTCCGCCGGGCCGGTTCTGATGCAGTTGCGCGACGCCACCGGGGAGAGTGCCCAGATCTTCCGCCGCCAAGGCGACTGGCGCGTCTGTGTTGCCTCCGCCGAACGGCCGATCGGCCTGCGCGACACCATCCCCGTGGGCACCCAGCTGTCCATGAAGGCAGGATCTGCAGCACAGATCCTCCTCGCCTGGGAAGACCACGACCGCCTCCTGGAGGGCCTGCAGTCCGCGCGCTTTACGCCCACAGTGCTGGCAGGAGTACGACGGCGGGGCTGGGGCCAGAGCCTCGGCGAACGGGAGCCTGGGGTTGCGTCCGTTTCAGCGCCGGTGCGTGGACCCTCCGGACGCGTGATCGCCGCAGTTTCCATCTCCGGGCCCATTGAGCGCCTGACCCGCCAGCCCGGCCGCCTCCACGCCGAAGTTGTCTGCAACGCGGGCCGCATCCTCACCGAAGCACTTCGCAAGAACAACGACTGA
- the leuC gene encoding 3-isopropylmalate dehydratase large subunit — protein MAKTLAEKVWDAHVVRKGDGEGANAQPDLLFIDLHLVHEVTSPQAFEGLRLAGRKLRRPDLTIATEDHNTPTLDIHKPIADLTSRTQIQTLRNNCAEFGVRLHSLGDAEQGIVHVVGPQLGLTQPGMTVVCGDSHTSTHGAFGALAMGIGTSEVEHVMATQTLSLKPFKTMAVNVEGTLRPGVTAKDIILAVIAKIGTGGGQGYVLEYRGSAIRALSMEARMTICNMSIEAGARAGLVAPDQTTYDYMFGRPHAPQGADWDAAVEYWNTLRTDDDATFDVEVDLDADTLEPFVTWGTNPGQGVSLSASVPSPEDFGDENAKAAAERALQYMGLAAGTPMKEIRVDTVFLGSCTNSRMEDLRAAADIIRGRRKDPNIRMLVVPGSARVRLEAEAEGLDKVFKDFGAEWRFAGCSMCLGMNPDQLEVGERCASTSNRNFEGRQGKGGRTHLVSPVVAAATAIRGTLSSPSDLDPAPESAAIRTDAA, from the coding sequence GTGGCAAAGACACTGGCCGAGAAAGTCTGGGACGCGCACGTGGTGCGCAAAGGCGACGGCGAAGGAGCCAACGCCCAGCCCGACCTTCTCTTCATCGATCTGCACCTCGTCCACGAGGTCACCTCGCCACAGGCTTTTGAGGGCCTTCGCCTGGCAGGGCGCAAGCTCCGCCGTCCGGACCTCACCATCGCCACGGAGGACCACAACACTCCCACCCTGGATATCCACAAGCCCATCGCTGACCTGACCAGCCGCACCCAGATCCAGACGCTGCGGAACAACTGTGCGGAGTTCGGCGTCCGGCTGCATTCCCTCGGTGATGCCGAGCAGGGGATCGTGCATGTGGTGGGCCCGCAGCTTGGCCTCACCCAGCCCGGCATGACAGTGGTCTGCGGCGACTCGCACACCTCCACGCACGGTGCCTTCGGTGCGCTGGCGATGGGCATCGGGACCTCCGAGGTGGAGCACGTTATGGCCACCCAGACACTGTCCCTGAAGCCGTTCAAGACCATGGCAGTCAACGTTGAAGGCACCCTGCGTCCCGGCGTCACAGCCAAGGACATCATCCTTGCCGTGATCGCCAAGATCGGCACCGGGGGTGGCCAGGGCTACGTCCTGGAATACCGCGGTTCCGCCATCCGCGCGCTGTCCATGGAAGCCCGGATGACCATCTGCAACATGTCCATCGAAGCCGGGGCCCGTGCCGGCCTGGTCGCACCGGACCAGACCACCTACGACTACATGTTCGGGCGCCCGCACGCGCCGCAGGGAGCCGACTGGGACGCCGCCGTCGAATACTGGAACACCCTGCGTACCGACGATGACGCCACCTTTGACGTTGAGGTGGACCTCGACGCCGACACCCTGGAGCCGTTCGTCACGTGGGGCACCAACCCGGGCCAGGGCGTTTCGCTTTCCGCCTCAGTTCCGTCGCCGGAGGACTTCGGCGACGAGAACGCCAAAGCCGCCGCTGAGCGCGCCCTGCAGTACATGGGTCTGGCCGCCGGTACGCCCATGAAGGAGATCCGGGTGGACACCGTCTTCCTGGGTTCCTGCACGAACTCGCGCATGGAGGATCTCCGGGCCGCTGCGGACATCATCCGCGGGCGCCGGAAGGACCCCAACATCCGCATGCTGGTGGTACCAGGCTCGGCCCGCGTCAGGCTGGAAGCCGAGGCCGAAGGCCTGGACAAGGTCTTCAAAGACTTCGGTGCGGAGTGGCGCTTCGCCGGCTGCTCCATGTGCCTGGGCATGAACCCGGACCAGCTGGAGGTGGGGGAGCGCTGCGCCTCGACCTCAAACCGCAACTTCGAAGGCCGGCAGGGCAAGGGCGGCCGCACCCACTTGGTCTCGCCCGTGGTGGCAGCAGCCACCGCGATCCGCGGCACCCTGAGCTCGCCGTCGGACCTTGATCCGGCCCCCGAATCCGCCGCCATCCGCACCGACGCAGCCTAG
- the leuD gene encoding 3-isopropylmalate dehydratase small subunit: MEKFTTHTGIGVPLRQSNVDTDQIIPAVYLKRITRTGFEDALFSAWRKDPSFILNQDPYNAASVLVAGPDFGTGSSREHAVWALKDYGFKTVLSSRFADIFRGNSGKQGLLAAELSQDDIELIWKELENAPGTEVTVDLVSKTVVCGNIVAPFEIDDYTRWRLLEGLDDIGLTLQHEADITAYEATRPPFKPKTLPARLS; this comes from the coding sequence ATGGAAAAATTCACCACGCACACCGGCATCGGCGTTCCGCTGCGCCAGAGCAACGTTGACACGGACCAGATCATCCCGGCCGTGTACCTCAAACGCATCACCCGCACCGGCTTTGAGGACGCGCTCTTCTCAGCCTGGCGCAAGGACCCGTCCTTCATCCTGAACCAGGATCCCTACAATGCCGCCTCGGTGCTCGTGGCCGGACCGGACTTTGGCACCGGGTCCTCCCGGGAGCACGCCGTCTGGGCGCTGAAGGACTATGGCTTCAAGACCGTCCTGTCCTCCCGCTTCGCCGACATCTTCCGCGGCAACTCGGGCAAGCAGGGCCTGCTTGCCGCAGAACTTTCCCAGGACGACATCGAGCTGATCTGGAAAGAGCTGGAAAACGCCCCGGGCACCGAGGTGACCGTCGACCTGGTGTCCAAGACCGTGGTGTGCGGAAACATCGTGGCACCGTTCGAAATCGACGACTACACCCGGTGGCGCCTGCTCGAAGGGCTCGACGACATCGGCCTGACCCTCCAGCACGAAGCGGACATCACCGCCTACGAGGCGACCCGGCCGCCCTTTAAGCCGAAGACGCTCCCCGCACGCCTGTCCTGA
- the murA gene encoding UDP-N-acetylglucosamine 1-carboxyvinyltransferase has translation MSSVLTIRGGVPLTGRVSVRGAKNLVPKAMVAALLGNEPSVLRNVPEIKDVEVVTSLLQLHGVTVTKDPVNGDLTLDPKAAKTAPSTAIDAHAGDSRIPILLCGPLIHAIGEAFIPDLGGCKIGDRPIDYHLNVLRQFGAVVEKRPGGIHISAPKGLHGAKISLPYPSVGATEQVLLSATRAEGITELEGAATEPEIIDLIAVLQKMGAIISVQTDRTIRIEGVRDLGGYNHRALSDRNESASWASAALVTRGDIFVEGASQRDMMTFLNTYRKVGGGMDIGEDGIRFYHRGGKLSPLVLETDVHPGFMTDWQQPLVVALTQAEGVSIVHETVYENRFGFTDALIRMGASIQVHRECLGSVPCRFGQRNFLHSAVISGPMQLKGTDIDVPDLRGGFSHLIAALAATGTSRVTGIDIINRGYERFTEKLAGLGADFDITSAK, from the coding sequence ATGAGTAGTGTTCTGACAATCCGCGGCGGAGTCCCGCTTACAGGCCGCGTCAGCGTCCGGGGGGCCAAAAACCTTGTTCCCAAGGCAATGGTGGCCGCTTTGCTGGGAAACGAACCGTCGGTGTTGCGGAACGTTCCGGAAATCAAGGACGTGGAGGTGGTCACTTCGCTCCTGCAGCTGCATGGAGTGACAGTGACCAAGGATCCCGTCAATGGAGATCTCACCTTGGATCCCAAGGCTGCCAAGACTGCTCCGAGCACCGCCATTGACGCGCATGCAGGTGATTCAAGGATCCCCATCCTGCTGTGCGGGCCCCTGATCCATGCGATCGGCGAGGCCTTCATTCCGGATCTGGGCGGCTGCAAGATCGGCGACCGGCCCATCGACTACCACCTCAACGTCCTGCGCCAGTTCGGCGCTGTGGTCGAAAAGCGGCCTGGCGGCATCCACATCTCCGCACCCAAGGGCCTGCACGGGGCAAAAATATCCCTTCCCTACCCCTCTGTCGGCGCTACCGAACAGGTGCTGCTCAGCGCCACCCGCGCGGAGGGCATCACGGAACTCGAGGGCGCAGCCACCGAGCCGGAGATCATCGACCTCATCGCCGTCTTGCAGAAGATGGGCGCGATCATCAGCGTCCAGACTGACCGGACCATCCGCATCGAGGGCGTCCGGGACCTGGGCGGCTATAACCACCGGGCCCTCTCGGACCGCAACGAATCGGCGTCGTGGGCGTCGGCAGCACTGGTCACCCGCGGGGACATCTTCGTTGAAGGTGCTTCCCAGCGGGACATGATGACGTTCCTGAACACCTACCGCAAGGTGGGCGGCGGCATGGACATCGGTGAGGACGGCATCCGTTTCTACCACCGGGGCGGGAAGCTCAGTCCACTGGTCCTGGAGACGGACGTACACCCCGGCTTCATGACCGACTGGCAGCAGCCGCTGGTGGTGGCCCTGACCCAGGCCGAGGGCGTCTCGATCGTGCACGAGACCGTCTATGAGAACCGCTTTGGGTTCACAGACGCCCTGATCAGGATGGGCGCCAGCATCCAGGTGCACCGCGAATGCCTGGGAAGCGTGCCCTGCAGGTTCGGCCAGCGCAACTTCCTCCACTCCGCCGTCATTTCCGGACCGATGCAGCTCAAGGGCACCGACATCGATGTCCCGGACCTGCGCGGCGGCTTCAGCCACCTCATCGCCGCCCTGGCGGCCACCGGCACGTCACGGGTCACCGGGATCGACATCATCAACCGGGGCTATGAGCGGTTCACGGAAAAGCTTGCCGGCCTCGGGGCCGATTTCGACATCACCTCAGCAAAGTAG
- a CDS encoding lysophospholipid acyltransferase family protein: protein MKETVKSQATFVVIAAIARTLLNLMMAKKWEGTEKLPPGGFIAAPNHCTEIDPLIVGHLLYNQKRAPHFLAKAALFKVPALGWILRATKQIPVERSTAGANRSLQLAQEIVAEGGAIIIYPEGTLTRDPDLWPMKGHTGAARLALEGGIPVVPIAHWGAHQVFPRYAKRFHLFPRRTSRVVVGDPVDLSAFTGRPLDKATLNAATEAIMDAVTGLLAGIRGEEAPAERWDPTKNKQAKHGRFVERGQQAGGADTAGPDDEAMPRDS, encoded by the coding sequence GTGAAGGAAACGGTCAAAAGTCAGGCCACGTTTGTGGTCATCGCCGCGATAGCGCGCACCCTGCTGAACCTCATGATGGCCAAAAAATGGGAGGGCACTGAGAAGCTGCCACCCGGCGGCTTCATCGCCGCGCCCAACCACTGCACCGAAATCGATCCCCTCATTGTGGGGCACCTGCTCTACAACCAGAAGCGTGCGCCGCACTTCCTGGCCAAGGCCGCCCTCTTTAAGGTCCCCGCGCTGGGCTGGATCCTGCGGGCCACCAAGCAGATCCCGGTGGAACGCTCGACGGCGGGTGCAAACCGCTCGCTGCAGCTCGCCCAGGAGATCGTGGCCGAGGGCGGTGCGATCATCATCTATCCCGAAGGCACCCTCACCCGCGACCCCGACCTGTGGCCCATGAAGGGCCACACCGGTGCGGCCCGGCTTGCCCTGGAAGGGGGAATTCCCGTGGTGCCGATCGCGCATTGGGGCGCGCACCAAGTCTTCCCGCGCTACGCCAAGCGGTTCCACCTGTTTCCGCGCAGGACGTCCCGCGTGGTGGTGGGGGATCCCGTGGATCTCAGCGCCTTTACCGGCCGCCCCCTGGATAAGGCCACACTGAACGCCGCGACGGAAGCCATCATGGATGCCGTGACCGGGCTGCTGGCCGGCATCAGGGGTGAGGAGGCTCCCGCTGAGCGGTGGGACCCCACCAAGAACAAGCAGGCCAAGCACGGGCGTTTTGTGGAGCGCGGCCAGCAAGCCGGCGGTGCCGATACGGCCGGGCCGGACGACGAGGCGATGCCACGTGACAGCTGA
- a CDS encoding NAD(P)H-dependent glycerol-3-phosphate dehydrogenase — protein MTADGSHPGSARSVAVLGAGSWGTTFAKILADAASAAGDQRSIRLWGRRSEVVEQINSIHRNIQYLKDIPLPVSITASTDVRAVLAGADLVVLAVPAQSLRLQLREWKSMIAPDAMVVSLMKGLELSTDARMSEVISEELDIPKDRIAVVSGPNLAMEIAREEPTASVVACIDSAAAGWIARSCTAPYFRPYTTADIVGVEIGGIVKNVIALAVGICEGKQMGDNTKASVITRGLAETSRLALALGGEARTMAGLAGLGDLVATCSSPLSRNHTAGRLLGQGLTLDEVSQKMTQTAEGIKSGQAVHELAGKLGVDMPITAAVVAVLAGKLSVDQLGPVLLARDLKPEGDY, from the coding sequence GTGACAGCTGACGGAAGCCACCCGGGTTCTGCACGGTCTGTTGCCGTCCTGGGGGCGGGATCATGGGGGACCACGTTCGCCAAGATCCTCGCCGATGCGGCAAGCGCGGCAGGGGACCAGCGGAGCATCAGGCTGTGGGGCCGGCGCAGTGAAGTGGTGGAGCAGATCAACAGCATCCACCGCAATATCCAGTATCTGAAAGATATCCCGTTGCCAGTGAGCATCACTGCGTCAACTGACGTCCGTGCAGTGCTCGCGGGAGCCGATCTGGTGGTCCTGGCGGTGCCTGCCCAGTCACTCCGGCTCCAGCTGCGCGAGTGGAAGTCCATGATTGCCCCGGACGCCATGGTGGTGTCCCTGATGAAGGGCCTGGAACTCAGCACTGACGCCCGCATGAGCGAGGTCATCAGCGAAGAGCTGGACATCCCGAAGGACCGCATCGCGGTCGTTTCGGGCCCCAACCTTGCCATGGAGATTGCCCGTGAGGAACCAACGGCATCGGTAGTGGCGTGCATCGATTCGGCAGCGGCCGGCTGGATCGCGAGGAGCTGCACGGCTCCCTATTTCCGTCCCTACACCACCGCGGACATCGTGGGGGTCGAGATCGGTGGCATCGTCAAGAACGTCATAGCCCTGGCCGTCGGCATCTGTGAAGGCAAACAGATGGGGGACAACACCAAGGCATCCGTGATCACGCGGGGCTTGGCCGAAACATCCAGGCTGGCACTTGCCCTCGGCGGCGAAGCCCGGACAATGGCAGGCCTGGCGGGCCTGGGCGACCTCGTGGCGACATGCTCTTCTCCGCTGTCCCGGAACCATACGGCGGGACGCCTCCTGGGCCAAGGCCTTACTCTGGACGAAGTTTCCCAGAAGATGACCCAGACGGCCGAAGGCATCAAATCGGGTCAGGCCGTTCACGAGCTGGCCGGAAAGCTGGGCGTGGACATGCCCATCACGGCCGCCGTTGTTGCCGTACTGGCAGGCAAACTTTCCGTTGACCAACTGGGGCCGGTGCTGCTGGCCCGGGACCTGAAACCTGAAGGCGATTACTGA
- a CDS encoding D-alanine--D-alanine ligase family protein, whose translation MSEDNLTAADSAPQAKPRVVVLFGGRSSEHAVSCVTAAGVLSAINRDKYEVIPIGIAKSGQWVLAAGDTAQWSLSASSLPEVPPSSETVTLAEIGGGHQLIVAAPNAVPQELGTVDVVFPLLHGPFGEDGTIQGLLELSDTRYVGAGVLASAVSMDKHYMKVVFEAAGLHVGPYIAVTDRQWLKDAEAVRKQVDLLGFPVFVKPARAGSSMGISKVDSLDELDAAVAEARRHDLKLVIEAGIVGREIECAVLEGRGTDAPRTSMPGEISVAGGSHEFYDFNAKYVEDDAAVLSCPADIPEEAIARVRELAAAAFDAVGAEGLSRVDFFYTPDGELIINEINTMPGFTPKSMYPQMWAASGLDYAELIDELIYLALHRKTGLR comes from the coding sequence ATGTCTGAAGACAACCTGACCGCAGCTGACTCAGCCCCTCAGGCCAAACCCCGGGTGGTTGTGCTTTTTGGCGGCCGGTCCAGCGAACATGCGGTGAGCTGCGTGACCGCCGCCGGTGTGCTCAGCGCCATCAACAGGGACAAATACGAGGTCATTCCCATCGGCATCGCCAAATCCGGGCAATGGGTGCTTGCCGCCGGGGACACGGCCCAGTGGTCACTGTCCGCGTCGTCCCTGCCGGAGGTCCCGCCGTCGTCCGAAACGGTGACGCTTGCCGAGATCGGCGGCGGGCACCAGCTGATTGTGGCCGCCCCTAACGCTGTTCCGCAGGAACTCGGAACCGTTGACGTGGTCTTCCCGCTGCTGCATGGTCCTTTCGGCGAGGACGGCACCATCCAAGGGCTGCTGGAACTCTCGGACACACGCTATGTGGGCGCTGGGGTGTTGGCCTCAGCCGTGAGCATGGACAAGCACTACATGAAGGTGGTGTTTGAGGCTGCAGGCCTCCATGTAGGGCCCTACATTGCCGTCACGGACCGGCAATGGCTCAAGGACGCCGAGGCTGTCCGCAAACAGGTGGACCTGCTCGGCTTCCCCGTGTTCGTTAAGCCCGCCCGGGCCGGATCGTCCATGGGGATATCGAAAGTGGACTCCCTGGACGAACTGGATGCCGCCGTCGCCGAGGCGCGCCGCCACGACCTCAAGCTTGTCATCGAGGCGGGCATCGTCGGCCGGGAAATCGAGTGCGCCGTACTGGAAGGCCGCGGGACCGACGCCCCGCGCACGTCCATGCCGGGTGAGATCTCCGTAGCCGGCGGCAGCCACGAGTTCTATGATTTCAACGCGAAATACGTTGAAGACGACGCCGCGGTGCTGAGCTGCCCCGCTGACATCCCGGAGGAAGCCATCGCCAGGGTACGGGAGCTGGCCGCGGCGGCCTTCGACGCGGTGGGGGCCGAAGGGCTGAGCCGTGTTGACTTCTTCTACACGCCCGACGGCGAGCTGATCATCAACGAGATCAACACCATGCCGGGTTTTACGCCCAAAAGCATGTACCCCCAGATGTGGGCGGCCTCGGGGCTGGACTATGCAGAGCTCATCGATGAACTGATCTACCTGGCGCTGCACCGTAAAACCGGGTTGCGCTGA
- a CDS encoding DUF3515 domain-containing protein yields the protein MTHARPSSATTAVIVVAVATILAGCAPVVDVAPAGDAGNPACAPMMVALPDAIGDAPLRRTNSQATAAWGDPSQVILRCGVNVPGPTTDRCVSVNGVDWVIREGDPFWTLTTYGRNPATEILMNPDTISSATVLADLSTAAGKLPATRNCVGQEELQNLSQSQ from the coding sequence CTGACCCATGCCCGCCCTAGCTCCGCCACGACTGCCGTCATCGTCGTGGCTGTCGCCACGATTCTCGCCGGCTGCGCCCCCGTAGTGGATGTAGCACCGGCAGGCGACGCCGGGAACCCTGCCTGCGCTCCCATGATGGTGGCCCTCCCGGACGCCATCGGCGACGCGCCTCTGCGCAGGACCAACAGCCAGGCGACTGCTGCGTGGGGCGATCCGTCCCAAGTGATCCTGCGGTGCGGCGTCAACGTTCCGGGCCCAACGACGGACCGCTGTGTCAGCGTGAACGGCGTGGATTGGGTCATCAGAGAAGGCGATCCGTTCTGGACCCTGACAACGTACGGCCGCAATCCGGCCACCGAGATCCTGATGAACCCGGACACGATCAGCTCCGCCACCGTCTTGGCTGACCTGTCCACGGCAGCAGGCAAACTGCCGGCCACGCGCAACTGCGTGGGCCAGGAAGAACTGCAGAACCTGTCGCAAAGCCAGTAA